ATTTAGATATTATGAATAATGTGAAAAGTAAGAGGTTAGAAAGGGAAAACGTTTAAATGCTTTGTAATTGTGATGttctttgtgctttttaaataatatttctaattaaaGTTTGATCAAGTATTTTACACTCCTGTAATTAgactatatacattttaataatagttacTTTCATGGAATGCATTAAATCTAGTAGTACACTCTTAACGTTCCATGTAGAACCAAAGAAGAcgttaaacatgttaaatatcCATTACAGGTTCCTCAGTGaataaaggttcttcagattattacAGTGCTCTAATGCATCGCCtttgaacctttattttttaagaaagtaACCTGAGGCAGATTAGTTTCTCTAACCCCCCGTGTCATTTCTCCCGTTCACAGAGCCCATCTATGTGCCCTTCCTGATGGTGGGCTCCATCTTCGTGGCATTCGTGGTGGTGGGTTCTCTGGTGGCGGTGTACTGCTGCACCTGCCTGCGACCCAAGCAGCCCACGCAGCAGCCCATCCGCTTCTCACTGCGCAGCCAGGGCGAAACCATCCCCATGATCCTCACCACGGCCCCTCCCAGCCTGCGCACGCCGTCCCGTCAGTCCAGCACGGCCACCACCAGCTCCAGCTCCGCGGGAGGAGGCAGCTCCGTCCGCCGCTTCTCCCTGGGCCGGGGGGACGGGCTGGGACAGTGTTCTCAGCAGCTCCTGATGGTCTCGTCTTCCACGGCCTCCACTCCGGCGTCCGTGGCCCCGGCGCAGCCTCTACTGCCTCCGCCTCCTCCGCCGCCCTACACCTCCCAGCAGGGCAGTAACTCTCTCCAGCACGCGCACGCTCACAGCCAGTTACAGCTGCACCATCAGACcctgcaaagctccggcttccTCCTGCCACAGCAGTACTTCTTTCCCCTGCCGCAGGAACCGTTCTCCACGAACAAGGGCTTCGCTGACTTCAGCCAGAGCTGACCTGGGGTTGCCTGCTCAAAAGGAAACGGACACCAAAGAATCTGTCATTCACAATGTCGTTGCTGTAGACTCGTATTACAGAGGCTCCCGGAAACAGGCGCTAAATTGTCTTTCAGCAAGCTCGATCGGCACTTGTGACACCGCAGCTGGAATTTAAGAACCACGTGGGCCGCTAAAGATGGCGAGACGGTCAACTATCAACCTGACAGACACTCGAGTGCCGGATACAACATTTAAGCCTAAATCTACTAAACTGATTGCATCTCATATGCACTTTCAATCTGCTTATTTGATGAAAGAGCAGCTGGTCAACGACACTCCACCGAACATTTAACCTCTACATTTCAGATAATTTGTTATATAGATGGACTGAATATTACATGACAATCTCAATCCCATTTTAGGGGTCCTGCACACAAATGGTGCCATGCATGAATGAGGGTTTTATagaaattatgttattttttccaGTGGGTCAGAGATGGAAAGTTTAGTTGCCAGATTGAGGCAAAAAttgttaatgttgaaaacaggcATTCATCACGCATTATTCTTGCTCATAGAGTATCGGTCACATAAGGAACAGGTTAACATCATACGAAATGTACAGCTACCTTTGGGAAAacctgtttttaatgtttggaGAGGATTCATTGTTCaattttgtataatttgtaGCAATCTGAAAGCCATTATTGGCTTAGTTTCAGATTACATTGGCAACACAGTCCGTTGTATTTGATATGAGACGTTTTGTAAAAGATCAGGTGTATCTAAAATGTACAGAGCAGCTGGAAGCACGTCATGTGACGAGACAGCCTTCAAATAAGTATTACAGTCTCTAACCAACAGTGTTTTTGAGCtaaattaaaccattttatCTTCCACTTATCTCATTTGGTCTCATCACTTTGAAAGGACAGCAATGCGTCAGAAATAAGAATGAAAAACGTTCAAGAAACTGTACGACAAAGTTTCGTTTTAGAACAGGCTGACAGAGAAGAAGTTACATTCCAGGATCCTGTTACCCGCGAAGGGAAAGCTTGTTTTAACCTATGGACTGATTCTTTCTAGGGACACTACCATAGATACATTTACGTTAAGAGAGGCCAACATAAATAAActgctgttattaaaatatggAACAGATAACAACTCTATTAATGTCACTGACCAACACAGTCagaatgattcatctaaattaCAGTGGATGTCATCTATTTGACGCATCTCCACCTTTTCCTGTTTAGATTGGTATCGTATCCTGTTTAATGCCACACACGATGAGCAGCTTCAATTCTATACAATGCAACAATTATATGCCGCTGTTCAGTTTGggggaaatttttttttcttaaattagttttattcatttttattcagtaagggggCTTAAAATTGATCAAGAGCGATcagttaagacatttataaatgttgcaatttttaaataaatgctgtttttaacttTCTGAGTTCCTGAAAAATcgcggtttccacaaaaaatattaagacgGCTGTTTTGCATGAAATAGATTTCACATTGGAGACCGAAGATTTCCCAATCTTGACAGTAAGCAAgcaatcaaaaatataaaataaactaaaataataaaaatacactgaaatataTACCGGGTGCGGAGCCAGAATTTGCTCATGATTGAACAGTGTAAACAGATTTTGGTGGCTGTAAACAAGATCATACATCAATATAAATCTTAACACCCTTAACACCCAATTGCCCTTTAAAGAGGATCAGCCGTACACACATTCTGAAGAAGTGCTTATTAGTGAGTGCTGTGCAGGCAGGGAAATCCTAAAGGCGTTTTAAAAGACGACATGAAATCTAATGCATTAACTGGTAACACTCTTTTTAACATtactttattaacattatagCGGCCAGAAATAGATTTACACACGCAAGGAAGTTTTTGCTAAGGAATAATTTAATGCTtgtgtaaaaaagaaagaaagatgcatTAGTCTAGACAGGAAATAAGCTCTTGGAAGTTTATGGTATGGAAACAAAACAGATTATTGCCAAATCATGACTCCGTATTGTGTGGAGACTCTCCGTTGGGGATTGAGAGAACACAAACCATCAGTGAACCCGATGCCTGCTACAGATCTAACACTAACAGCGCATATCTTGGATGACCTTCAGGCTTCATCGGGATATAATTAACAGAATGCAACAAAACGTTTGAGAAATCACCAAACAAGAGGTTCAGTTGGAAAGTTTATTTCAATAGTCCTTCATGGCAGTTAAgacaaaacacttaaaagttTGCAGTTCCAACATGCTAAACAATCATTTAACAAAAGGACATAAACGAAAGAtccgaaagaaaaaaataaaacactcaatAGAGAATTTGAAACcatataaaagtgcattttcattCTTTAAAGTGACCAACACTAGAGGGGGATTCAGCAGACAATTAACATTTAGGCTAAACCAAGAACGACTTTTCCATTCATGCAATCAGTCACTTTGACAGACAGAGTTTTTAGAAAGCAACAGTCCAAGCCTTTAACCAACGTCACGTCATATATCCAGTGTCCGAGTCGAGTGATGACCCGAAAAGCCAACGATCGGTCAAAAGCACAGCTTAAGGAACGAAATGCACAGTAGCTATAAACGTATTCTTTCCACGTTAAATAAAAGACGTTTCAGCTGGAAGAAGTGTTACAGTGAGATCCCAAACTAAAATGAAGAACATGTACGGTACATCCATCCAGATAAATAATACTGCAAATGATATGAACTAGATAAGAGAATATTCATCACAGAAAAGTTAAAAGAGTGCATTGTGCAACATCTCTGGTCAAGCTTTAGCAGAGCTTCATACAAAccgagacacacagacacacacacacacacacatgcactcgcACACTTACACCTGCACACACCTGCTGACGTACAGGGCCATGCATCGGCATTTAGCTCACCGTTAGTATACCTGGAGTCGTGCAGACGAACGAAACGAGCAGCGGCACACAACCGGACACAACACGGAGGACGTCACGCACGCATCCTCATTCGAGTCTCTCAGGCTGCTTTAATATAGTTAAACA
The genomic region above belongs to Puntigrus tetrazona isolate hp1 chromosome 14, ASM1883169v1, whole genome shotgun sequence and contains:
- the shisa3 gene encoding protein shisa-3 homolog, whose amino-acid sequence is MVRLLNCLVLGYLTWNLRISDARGEYCHGWLDSSGNYHEGFQCPEDFDTADATVCCGSCSLRYCCAAADARLDQGTCTNDREVENNTQYAAQPIYVPFLMVGSIFVAFVVVGSLVAVYCCTCLRPKQPTQQPIRFSLRSQGETIPMILTTAPPSLRTPSRQSSTATTSSSSAGGGSSVRRFSLGRGDGLGQCSQQLLMVSSSTASTPASVAPAQPLLPPPPPPPYTSQQGSNSLQHAHAHSQLQLHHQTLQSSGFLLPQQYFFPLPQEPFSTNKGFADFSQS